From a single Methanophagales archaeon genomic region:
- a CDS encoding DUF2124 family protein has translation MEKRSGIPGFTGAFRDTMTDLKDGSKVVFTGSVAVCTPFIELLAYTVRDKGFEMLYVPRAVAEEARRIKKIENIGYSVVDEKGDPNNPSAVVVLGGLAMPKFGCPPEDVIRMIEELSGDERPKVIGVGFMNIFERQGWDKKINFDRLIDTTMEVMIKK, from the coding sequence ATGGAGAAGAGGAGTGGAATACCCGGCTTCACTGGTGCATTTAGAGATACCATGACTGATCTAAAGGATGGCTCCAAGGTGGTCTTCACTGGCTCGGTTGCTGTTTGCACACCATTCATCGAGTTGCTGGCTTATACAGTGCGAGATAAGGGTTTTGAGATGTTATATGTACCGAGAGCAGTGGCGGAGGAGGCAAGGAGGATAAAGAAGATAGAGAATATAGGATATAGCGTTGTAGATGAGAAGGGTGACCCAAATAACCCAAGTGCAGTCGTTGTGCTTGGTGGTCTGGCAATGCCCAAGTTCGGCTGTCCACCGGAGGATGTTATTCGCATGATCGAGGAGCTCTCAGGGGATGAGAGACCAAAAGTCATCGGTGTTGGCTTCATGAACATATTCGAGCGGCAGGGTTGGGATAAGAAGATAAACTTTGATAGGCTGATAGATACAACGATGGAAGTCATGATAAAGAAATAA
- a CDS encoding ferrous iron transport protein A yields MVEKRLSDMEAGEEGEVTRIEGSGALRRRIMDMGIVRGAKIEKVRDAPLGDPVEFLLRGYNLTLRRAEAENVWLEV; encoded by the coding sequence ATGGTGGAGAAGCGATTGAGTGATATGGAAGCGGGAGAGGAGGGAGAAGTTACGCGAATAGAGGGCAGTGGTGCATTGAGGAGGCGGATAATGGATATGGGCATTGTTAGAGGTGCGAAGATAGAGAAGGTGCGAGATGCACCACTCGGTGACCCGGTGGAGTTCCTTCTGAGGGGTTATAACCTGACATTACGACGGGCTGAGGCTGAGAACGTATGGTTGGAAGTGTAA
- a CDS encoding ferrous iron transport protein A has protein sequence MMSKGRISGITCFGSSILPLAFLGEGEEAEIEELQGGRGLVRRLSDMGFTPGTRVRVLTSNPPGPMLLSVRNTRIALGRGVAMKILVNGGAGKRR, from the coding sequence ATGATGAGCAAGGGTAGAATTTCGGGTATTACATGTTTTGGCAGTAGCATTTTACCATTGGCATTTCTGGGAGAGGGCGAAGAGGCAGAAATAGAGGAGTTGCAAGGGGGTAGAGGACTGGTGCGCCGTCTCTCTGATATGGGCTTCACACCTGGTACGAGAGTAAGAGTACTGACCTCTAATCCGCCTGGACCTATGCTTCTTTCTGTCCGTAATACGAGAATCGCACTTGGTAGGGGTGTAGCGATGAAGATACTGGTAAATGGAGGTGCAGGCAAGAGGAGATGA
- a CDS encoding 50S ribosome-binding GTPase encodes MIRVALIGNPNVGKTELFNRLTGLRQHVGNWPGVTVEKKVGKCMYKGVELEIVDLPGTYSLTAHSIDELIARDYIVEEKPDVVIDIVDGTNLERNLYLTLLLLELEANVVLALNQWDMVNERGIEIDVDKLSELLGIPVVPTVATTGEGVEALKEAVLNAARENERGKRKIVMGYGEDVEAAIKRVEEVIAKDANLSEKYPSRWLAIKALEHDDAVLKRMADRPYWHEIKELLPQQ; translated from the coding sequence ATGATAAGAGTGGCATTGATAGGGAATCCGAATGTGGGTAAGACGGAACTTTTCAATCGGCTTACGGGTCTAAGACAGCATGTGGGCAACTGGCCGGGTGTGACAGTGGAGAAGAAGGTAGGAAAATGCATGTATAAAGGTGTGGAGCTGGAGATAGTTGATTTGCCCGGCACTTACAGTCTGACTGCACATTCGATAGATGAACTCATAGCGAGGGACTACATAGTGGAGGAGAAGCCGGATGTGGTGATTGATATCGTGGATGGTACGAATTTAGAGCGTAACCTGTATTTAACACTGCTTCTGCTGGAATTAGAGGCGAACGTCGTGCTGGCACTGAATCAGTGGGATATGGTGAACGAGAGGGGAATAGAGATAGATGTGGATAAGCTCTCGGAGCTTCTTGGCATTCCGGTGGTACCAACGGTTGCAACAACGGGTGAGGGTGTAGAAGCATTGAAAGAAGCGGTGCTGAATGCGGCACGTGAGAATGAGAGAGGAAAGAGGAAGATAGTGATGGGGTATGGTGAAGATGTTGAAGCAGCGATAAAGAGGGTAGAGGAAGTGATTGCAAAGGATGCGAACTTATCGGAGAAGTATCCATCGAGATGGCTTGCGATAAAGGCGCTGGAGCACGATGATGCGGTATTGAAGAGGATGGCAGACCGTCCTTACTGGCATGAGATAAAGGAGTTGTTACCGCAACAATGA